The following proteins come from a genomic window of Musa acuminata AAA Group cultivar baxijiao chromosome BXJ1-7, Cavendish_Baxijiao_AAA, whole genome shotgun sequence:
- the LOC135678941 gene encoding protein P21-like encodes MAFSGAAMASLGGLSFLLLPLLFVVSHAATFDIVNQCSFTVWAAAVPGGGRQLDPSQTWTINVNPGTTGGRVWARTDCSFDGSGSGSCQTGDCGGLLECQGYGTPPNTLAEFALNQFQNMDFIDISLVDGFNVPMDFSPTSGDCRGIRCSADINGQCPAELRAPGGCNNPCTVFKTDEYCCTSGSCGPTNYSMFFKNNCPDAYSYPKDDATSTFTCPGGTNYRVVFCP; translated from the coding sequence ATGGCCTTCTCTGGTGCAGCAATGGCATCGCTCGGcggcctctccttcctcctcctccccctgctCTTCGTCGTCTCCCATGCAGCCACCTTCGACATCGTCAACCAATGCTCCTTCACTGTCTGGGCCGCCGCCGTCCCCGGGGGCGGCCGCCAGCTCGACCCGAGCCAGACCTGGACCATCAACGTCAATCCCGGCACCACAGGCGGCCGCGTCTGGGCCCGCACCGACTGCTCCTTCGATGGAAGCGGCAGCGGTAGCTGCCAGACAGGCGACTGCGGAGGCCTCCTGGAGTGCCAAGGCTACGGCACGCCGCCCAATACGCTGGCCGAGTTCGCCCTCAACCAGTTCCAGAACATGGACTTCATCGACATCTCCCTCGTCGACGGCTTCAACGTGCCCATGGACTTCAGCCCCACCTCGGGGGACTGCCGGGGCATACGGTGCTCCGCCGACATCAACGGGCAGTGCCCCGCGGAGCTGAGGGCGCCGGGCGGCTGCAACAACCCTTGCACCGTGTTCAAAACTGATGAGTACTGCTGCACATCCGGCAGTTGCGGGCCGACAAACTACTCCATGTTCTTCAAGAACAACTGCCCCGATGCTTACAGCTACCCCAAGGACGACGCAACCAGCACCTTCACCTGCCCCGGTGGGACTAATTACAGGGTTGTCTTCTGCCCTTAA